A stretch of Coleofasciculaceae cyanobacterium DNA encodes these proteins:
- the thiS gene encoding sulfur carrier protein ThiS: MINAANKIKIQVNGETHTCVAQIALPELLTQLGFNSRLIAIEYNGEILHRQYWADTQMQTGDRLEIVTIVGGG; encoded by the coding sequence ATGATAAATGCAGCTAATAAAATAAAAATACAGGTCAACGGAGAAACTCATACCTGCGTAGCTCAAATTGCTTTACCAGAGTTATTAACTCAGTTAGGTTTCAACTCTCGTTTAATCGCGATCGAATATAACGGGGAAATTCTACATCGTCAATATTGGGCGGATACTCAAATGCAAACGGGCGATCGCTTGGAAATTGTCACGATTGTTGGTGGTGGTTAA
- a CDS encoding thiamine phosphate synthase — MKKAIYRILDANLDRAREGLRIIEEWCRLGLNHQPLAEECKQIRQELAQWHSWELRQARDTPGDVGTDLSHPQEEVRESIEQLLQANLCRSQEALRVLEEYSKLYEPKMAIACKQLRYRVYTIESSLFNNYRHQQLHNAPLYLVTSPEPEILKVVEAALKGGLSLVQYRDKEGKDSDRLEKAHQLCQLCHQYNALFIVNDRVDIALAVDADGVHLGQHDAPVTFAREILGTHKIVGRSTTNKQELNKAIAERADYVGVGPFYETPTKLGKAAVGMEYIDYVKAKCPVPWFAIGGIDLNNINAVLTTGAQRVAVVRAIMQAEQPTQVTRQFLSQLIRR; from the coding sequence ATGAAAAAAGCTATTTACCGAATTTTAGATGCTAATCTCGATCGCGCCAGAGAAGGATTAAGGATTATAGAGGAGTGGTGTCGTCTAGGCTTGAACCACCAACCCCTAGCAGAGGAATGTAAGCAGATCCGCCAAGAATTAGCCCAGTGGCATAGCTGGGAGTTGCGTCAGGCGAGAGATACTCCTGGTGATGTGGGGACAGATTTATCCCATCCCCAAGAAGAAGTAAGAGAGAGTATCGAACAGTTGCTTCAGGCAAATTTATGTCGCTCGCAAGAAGCCTTGAGAGTATTAGAAGAATATAGTAAGCTTTATGAGCCAAAGATGGCGATCGCCTGTAAACAGCTACGTTACCGTGTTTATACCATTGAAAGCAGTCTATTCAATAATTATCGTCATCAGCAGCTACACAATGCGCCTTTATATCTGGTAACTTCGCCCGAACCAGAAATTCTCAAGGTAGTAGAGGCTGCGCTCAAAGGTGGTCTAAGTTTAGTCCAATATCGCGATAAAGAAGGCAAAGACAGCGATCGCCTTGAAAAAGCTCATCAGCTATGTCAGCTATGCCATCAATATAATGCTTTATTTATTGTTAACGATCGAGTAGATATAGCTCTGGCGGTAGATGCGGACGGAGTTCATTTAGGGCAACATGATGCACCAGTGACTTTTGCTCGCGAAATTTTAGGAACTCATAAAATTGTTGGTCGTTCAACTACTAATAAACAAGAATTGAATAAAGCAATCGCTGAACGGGCTGATTACGTAGGAGTAGGACCGTTTTACGAGACTCCGACGAAGCTAGGTAAGGCAGCAGTAGGGATGGAATATATTGACTATGTAAAAGCTAAATGTCCTGTTCCCTGGTTTGCGATTGGCGGAATCGATCTTAATAATATCAATGCAGTTCTAACTACAGGCGCACAAAGGGTAGCAGTGGTTCGCGCTATTATGCAAGCAGAGCAACCAACCCAAGTTACCCGCCAGTTTTTATCCCAATTAATTAGACGGTAA
- a CDS encoding glycosyltransferase, with protein MYKIVLIHPNAGINWKGNSEILAVELARRLDNYFEVELLSGAECGSFSHPIKSINRSNVSSLARHCLISGILRRWVKHPEIAIEHLTSFLPCISYLLKKPADLIFPQNDYGGLFVATCIRAIKGTPILFTEHNGLLDQGRYLERNLTLQPDRLIALNPEVAEYARRLAPRQAVSVIPYGVDATEFSPEGKAIMTGLPKPTIICVASLNRDDNQRIELTIKAVANLPQASLLICGEGADREYFQDLGDRLLSPERFQIRTFAYAQMPQVYRSANLFTSASRQESRGLKYIEAMACGLPVVATDDSVRRYLIGNGGTTCDVTNLDAYSKSLKNTLERQWYQQRPRQNALRFSWQGITLLYYQAVLKTITRQNKNLVYLNRNHSLKQ; from the coding sequence TTGTATAAAATTGTATTAATCCATCCTAATGCGGGAATTAATTGGAAAGGAAACTCAGAAATTTTGGCCGTCGAATTAGCTCGTCGCTTAGATAATTATTTTGAAGTGGAATTACTTAGCGGTGCAGAATGCGGTTCTTTTAGTCATCCAATTAAATCAATTAATCGTAGTAACGTTTCAAGTTTGGCTCGTCATTGTCTAATTTCAGGTATTTTACGTAGATGGGTGAAGCATCCCGAAATAGCGATCGAACATTTAACCAGCTTTTTGCCCTGCATATCATATTTGCTAAAAAAACCTGCCGATTTAATTTTTCCCCAAAATGACTATGGTGGTTTATTTGTAGCTACTTGCATCAGAGCAATTAAAGGTACGCCAATTCTGTTTACCGAACACAATGGTCTTTTGGACCAAGGGAGATATCTAGAACGTAATTTAACTCTACAGCCCGATCGCTTGATTGCCCTTAATCCTGAAGTAGCTGAATACGCTCGTCGTCTAGCTCCTCGTCAAGCAGTGAGCGTCATTCCTTATGGTGTTGATGCTACTGAATTCTCCCCCGAAGGCAAAGCGATTATGACTGGCTTACCAAAACCAACTATAATCTGTGTTGCTTCATTAAATCGTGATGATAATCAAAGAATTGAACTAACTATCAAAGCTGTCGCCAATTTACCCCAGGCTAGCTTGTTAATTTGCGGTGAAGGTGCTGATCGAGAGTATTTTCAGGATTTGGGCGATCGCCTTTTAAGCCCAGAACGATTTCAAATTAGAACCTTTGCCTATGCTCAAATGCCACAAGTTTACCGAAGTGCCAATCTCTTTACCTCTGCTTCAAGACAAGAATCTCGCGGACTCAAATATATTGAGGCAATGGCTTGTGGTCTACCTGTTGTAGCTACCGATGATTCTGTTCGTCGCTACTTAATCGGCAACGGAGGTACAACTTGTGATGTTACCAACCTGGATGCTTATAGCAAATCTCTAAAAAATACTTTAGAGCGACAATGGTATCAACAACGACCGCGACAAAATGCTTTGAGATTTAGTTGGCAAGGAATTACTCTGCTTTATTATCAAGCAGTTCTTAAAACTATCACCAGGCAGAATAAAAATCTTGTTTACTTAAATCGAAACCACTCGTTAAAACAATAA
- a CDS encoding sodium/glutamate symporter → MFNLLNVLFAFIVVGILLIMARFIKHKIRLLQTLYIPESIIAGAIALLLGTGTLGAIAVSLGANPNSYLAGGLFPEEMQEVWSQSPGVFINIVFAALFLGEHIPNPKEIWRKTAPQVAFGQTLAWGQYVIGISVVLFILTPIFGINPIAGALIEIGFEGGHGTAGGMVDTLTELGFPEGGDLALGLATVGIVSGIIFGTALAHWGRQKGYIESEPEPVDSGDAQFQETAPTEPSSVLAKRARLMRNFLIDPLSLNFGFTGMAIAIGWIILEILTLIESATWGRSGLELAGAVPLFPMALIGGIIIQVVMKRFDLDVLIMRRLQERIAGVALDLLIVTALASINLAVLGANIGVFLTLSIVGIAWNVLVFVYLAPRILPVYWFERGIGDMGQSMGVTATGILLIRMVDPDNSTGAFESFGYKQLFFEPIVGGGLFTAAAPALIVRFGSVSILFLTTGLLAFWLIFGIINCKRTVKKLQEEQATAAELSTTIIR, encoded by the coding sequence ATGTTTAATTTACTTAATGTTTTATTTGCCTTTATTGTAGTAGGGATTCTGCTAATAATGGCAAGATTTATCAAACATAAAATTAGGTTGCTACAAACACTTTATATACCTGAATCGATTATCGCAGGGGCGATCGCCTTACTACTGGGAACGGGAACTTTGGGAGCGATCGCAGTAAGTTTAGGAGCAAACCCAAACTCTTATCTTGCTGGAGGTTTATTTCCAGAAGAGATGCAAGAAGTTTGGTCGCAATCCCCTGGAGTATTTATTAATATTGTTTTTGCAGCATTATTTTTAGGAGAACACATTCCCAATCCGAAAGAAATCTGGCGCAAAACTGCTCCTCAGGTTGCCTTTGGTCAAACTTTAGCTTGGGGACAATACGTAATCGGTATTTCAGTTGTCTTGTTCATTCTTACCCCCATATTTGGAATCAATCCTATAGCTGGAGCTTTGATTGAAATTGGTTTTGAAGGAGGACATGGTACGGCAGGAGGGATGGTAGATACTTTAACTGAGTTAGGTTTTCCTGAAGGAGGAGATCTGGCACTGGGTCTAGCTACTGTAGGTATTGTTTCAGGGATAATATTTGGTACGGCATTAGCTCATTGGGGTCGGCAAAAAGGCTATATTGAATCTGAACCTGAACCCGTAGACAGTGGCGATGCTCAGTTTCAAGAGACAGCACCTACAGAACCCAGCAGCGTACTGGCGAAAAGAGCGCGATTGATGCGAAATTTTTTAATCGATCCTTTATCCCTTAACTTTGGGTTTACAGGGATGGCGATTGCTATTGGTTGGATAATTCTAGAAATTTTAACCTTAATTGAGTCGGCTACCTGGGGCAGGAGTGGTTTAGAGCTTGCTGGGGCGGTGCCTTTATTTCCTATGGCTTTAATTGGCGGGATTATTATTCAAGTAGTAATGAAGCGTTTTGACCTCGATGTATTGATTATGAGAAGACTACAGGAAAGAATTGCGGGTGTTGCCCTCGATCTTCTCATAGTAACTGCTTTAGCTTCAATTAACTTAGCGGTCTTAGGAGCTAATATCGGCGTGTTTCTCACACTATCAATTGTCGGTATTGCCTGGAATGTTCTTGTCTTTGTCTATCTTGCGCCTCGCATTTTACCTGTCTATTGGTTTGAACGTGGCATTGGAGATATGGGGCAGTCAATGGGGGTAACTGCTACAGGTATTCTCTTGATTCGGATGGTTGACCCAGATAATAGTACAGGAGCTTTTGAGAGCTTTGGTTACAAACAATTATTTTTTGAACCTATCGTTGGTGGCGGTTTATTTACCGCAGCAGCTCCAGCTCTAATTGTCAGATTTGGCTCAGTTTCAATTTTATTTTTAACCACTGGATTATTAGCTTTTTGGCTGATCTTTGGCATTATTAACTGCAAACGAACTGTTAAAAAGCTACAGGAAGAACAGGCGACAGCAGCAGAATTATCAACAACAATAATCAGATAA
- a CDS encoding YqeG family HAD IIIA-type phosphatase, with the protein MSLISLLQPNLILEGTIFDLTPQMLSERNIRGLILDVDETLVPFKQKEISNELQHWIAEIRQNTPIWLVSNNISYSRIDKIAQSLDLPFLSAARKPSRRKLKQAATAMNLSQEQVAMVGDRLFTDVLAGNRLGMFTILVEPMIDPIVAVRSHPIRDFEIWLSQLLGVSLAKNSSDVIKGNNS; encoded by the coding sequence ATGTCTTTAATTAGCTTACTACAGCCAAATTTGATTTTAGAAGGCACTATTTTTGATTTAACGCCACAAATGTTGAGTGAACGAAATATTCGTGGGTTAATACTAGATGTAGACGAAACACTAGTGCCTTTTAAACAGAAAGAAATTTCTAATGAATTACAGCACTGGATCGCGGAGATTAGACAAAATACTCCTATTTGGTTGGTAAGTAATAATATTAGCTATTCTCGTATTGATAAAATTGCTCAGTCACTTGATTTACCCTTTCTCTCGGCTGCTAGAAAGCCTTCTCGTCGTAAACTAAAGCAAGCAGCAACAGCGATGAATTTGTCTCAAGAACAGGTTGCTATGGTAGGCGATCGCTTGTTTACCGATGTTTTAGCGGGAAACCGTTTGGGAATGTTTACAATTTTAGTTGAGCCGATGATCGATCCGATAGTTGCAGTTCGTTCTCACCCAATTCGAGATTTTGAGATTTGGCTTTCTCAACTACTTGGCGTGTCCTTGGCAAAAAATTCGAGCGACGTAATAAAAGGTAATAATTCTTGA
- the hemH gene encoding ferrochelatase, translating into MGRIGVLLLNLGGPDKIEDVRPFLYNLFSDPEIIRLPIKGLQKPLAWMISSLRAKTSQENYLEIGGGSPLREITEAQADALQSQLQSMGYDAKIYIGMRYWHPFTEEAIAQIKSDGIKEVVVLPLYPQFSISTSGSSFRVLEEMWSTDPVLQEVGYTIVPDWYENPGYLQSMADLISQELEKFPNPNKAHVFFSAHGVPVSYVEEAGDPYKQQIEECTRLIMQTLGRTNHYTLAYQSKVGPVEWLQPYTDDALIELGEQGIKDLAVVPISFVSEHIETLQEIDIEYREVAESAGIENFYRVPALNVHPGFIDSLANIVVDSLDSPSCSFADVIHPKKNMKMYPQEKWQWGLTTAAEVWNGRLAMLGFLGLLVELLSGSGPLHMVGIL; encoded by the coding sequence ATGGGTCGTATTGGAGTTTTGCTACTCAATCTCGGCGGACCCGATAAAATCGAAGATGTCCGTCCTTTTCTGTACAATTTGTTTTCCGATCCTGAGATTATCAGGTTACCTATTAAAGGCTTACAAAAACCATTAGCCTGGATGATTTCGAGTTTGAGAGCTAAGACATCTCAGGAAAACTATTTAGAAATTGGTGGTGGCTCTCCTCTACGAGAAATAACTGAGGCGCAGGCAGATGCTTTACAAAGCCAGCTCCAGTCAATGGGTTACGATGCCAAAATTTACATTGGAATGCGCTACTGGCATCCCTTTACTGAAGAAGCGATCGCTCAAATAAAAAGCGATGGTATCAAAGAAGTAGTCGTTCTTCCCCTTTATCCTCAATTTTCGATTAGCACTAGTGGTTCGAGCTTCCGCGTTTTAGAAGAAATGTGGTCAACAGACCCGGTCTTGCAAGAAGTAGGGTATACCATCGTCCCTGACTGGTATGAAAACCCTGGCTATCTGCAATCAATGGCAGATCTTATTAGCCAAGAGCTAGAAAAATTCCCTAATCCTAATAAAGCTCATGTGTTTTTTAGTGCCCATGGCGTCCCAGTGAGCTACGTCGAGGAAGCAGGAGATCCTTACAAGCAGCAGATTGAAGAATGCACTCGCTTAATAATGCAAACTCTTGGTCGCACAAATCATTACACTCTGGCATATCAAAGTAAAGTAGGACCCGTAGAGTGGCTTCAGCCTTACACTGACGATGCTCTTATAGAACTAGGAGAACAAGGAATCAAAGATTTAGCTGTAGTACCGATCAGCTTTGTTTCTGAACATATCGAAACATTACAGGAAATTGACATAGAATACCGCGAAGTAGCCGAATCAGCGGGCATCGAGAATTTCTATCGTGTTCCTGCGTTGAATGTTCATCCTGGCTTTATTGATTCTCTGGCAAATATAGTCGTCGATTCTTTAGACTCTCCTTCTTGCTCTTTTGCCGATGTAATTCATCCCAAGAAAAACATGAAAATGTATCCTCAAGAGAAGTGGCAATGGGGCTTGACAACCGCAGCTGAAGTTTGGAATGGGCGTTTAGCAATGCTAGGCTTTCTTGGTTTGTTGGTAGAGTTGCTTAGTGGTAGCGGTCCTTTACACATGGTTGGCATACTGTAG
- the rpe gene encoding ribulose-phosphate 3-epimerase: MTNKKTVISPSILSADFSRLGEEIEAIDRAGADWIHIDVMDGRFVPNITIGPMIVKAVRPHTKKPLDVHLMIVEPEKYVEEFAKAGADIISVHAEHNASPHLHRTLGQIRELGKQAGVVLNPATPLSLIEYALPLCDLILIMSVNPGFGGQSFIPEMVEKVAKLRQMCDEKGLDPWIEVDGGLKPNNTWQVLEAGANAIVAGSAVFKAPDYAEAIEGIRNSKRSQPEFATA; encoded by the coding sequence ATGACTAATAAAAAAACTGTTATTTCCCCCTCAATTTTGTCAGCAGACTTTAGCCGTTTGGGTGAAGAAATTGAAGCTATAGATCGAGCTGGTGCAGATTGGATTCATATTGATGTAATGGACGGTAGATTTGTGCCTAACATTACTATTGGCCCAATGATCGTCAAAGCGGTTCGACCTCATACTAAGAAACCATTAGATGTTCATTTGATGATCGTCGAACCAGAAAAGTATGTTGAAGAGTTTGCTAAAGCTGGAGCAGACATTATTTCTGTTCATGCAGAACACAACGCTTCGCCTCATTTACACCGTACTTTAGGTCAGATTCGTGAGTTAGGTAAACAAGCTGGTGTAGTATTAAATCCTGCTACTCCTTTGTCTTTAATCGAGTATGCCTTGCCTCTTTGCGATCTGATTTTAATCATGAGCGTTAACCCTGGTTTTGGCGGTCAAAGCTTTATTCCTGAAATGGTAGAAAAAGTAGCGAAATTGCGTCAAATGTGTGATGAGAAAGGATTAGATCCTTGGATCGAAGTTGATGGTGGGCTCAAACCCAACAATACTTGGCAAGTTTTGGAAGCTGGTGCTAATGCGATCGTTGCTGGTTCTGCGGTATTTAAAGCTCCAGATTATGCCGAAGCAATTGAAGGCATTCGCAACAGCAAACGTTCTCAACCTGAATTTGCTACTGCTTAA
- a CDS encoding uracil-DNA glycosylase family protein: MPDIEDLISQVQQEAQREEFPIDIPVYKSANIEPTKPILYAGNLASPLCFFGRDLGKDEVQARQPLIGASGTMVRQGFYYAVHKKKASSRKDLDDTTINRVLLTNTVPYKPPGNKAYLVKVKKRFRPFLEQLFVFHWQGNQVITLGTEAFKWFANYGAKGELDSFYRSSDRFENQLTVNISATDDLGMAHTKAITLLPLPHPSPLNQQYYDAFPKMLQKRLTQVEF, from the coding sequence ATGCCCGATATTGAAGACCTAATTTCTCAGGTGCAACAAGAAGCGCAGCGAGAGGAATTTCCGATAGATATTCCAGTATATAAATCTGCTAATATTGAGCCGACCAAACCAATTCTTTATGCGGGAAATTTAGCCAGCCCCCTCTGTTTTTTTGGTCGAGATTTGGGCAAAGATGAAGTTCAGGCTCGTCAACCTTTGATTGGTGCTTCAGGAACAATGGTTCGACAAGGTTTTTATTATGCTGTTCACAAAAAAAAAGCATCTTCGAGAAAAGATTTAGATGACACAACTATTAACCGAGTATTACTTACTAACACCGTTCCTTATAAACCACCAGGAAATAAAGCTTATTTAGTCAAGGTCAAGAAAAGATTTCGTCCTTTTTTAGAACAATTATTTGTCTTTCACTGGCAAGGAAACCAAGTTATTACTTTGGGGACAGAAGCTTTTAAGTGGTTTGCCAACTATGGAGCTAAAGGAGAATTAGATAGTTTTTATCGTAGTAGCGATCGCTTTGAAAATCAATTAACTGTCAACATTAGTGCAACAGATGATCTGGGCATGGCTCACACCAAAGCAATCACTTTATTACCCTTACCTCATCCTTCCCCGCTAAATCAACAATACTATGACGCTTTCCCCAAAATGTTACAGAAAAGACTAACGCAAGTTGAGTTTTGA
- the sfsA gene encoding DNA/RNA nuclease SfsA, protein MSLIYQYPPLIPGRLIKRYKRFLADIELDTGEIITAHCPNTGPMTGISSPDSLVQVSKSNSPKRKLAYTWEMIQVGSTWVGTNTAMPNRVIKQALQQKLFPELAARYGEVRFEVPYGKDKKSRIDFLLTGEENQPPTYLEVKSVTLSTENLALFPDTVTVRGQKHLRELIDLVPETKAVMLYFINRGDCNLFAPRDRCDPKYGELLRQAVVRGVEVLACRFEITPQGINYLGLADFLPHEP, encoded by the coding sequence ATGAGCCTAATATATCAGTATCCTCCATTAATCCCAGGTCGTCTAATCAAACGCTATAAAAGATTTTTGGCTGATATTGAATTAGATACGGGAGAAATAATTACGGCTCATTGTCCTAATACTGGCCCGATGACTGGTATTTCTAGTCCAGATAGTTTAGTGCAGGTATCTAAAAGTAATAGCCCTAAGCGCAAGCTAGCCTACACCTGGGAAATGATTCAGGTTGGATCTACTTGGGTAGGAACAAATACAGCCATGCCAAATCGAGTAATCAAACAAGCCTTACAACAAAAGCTATTTCCTGAATTAGCTGCTAGATATGGCGAGGTTCGTTTTGAAGTTCCCTACGGTAAAGACAAGAAAAGTCGAATTGATTTCTTATTAACTGGAGAAGAGAATCAACCACCAACTTATCTGGAAGTCAAAAGCGTAACTTTGAGTACAGAAAATTTAGCTTTATTTCCCGATACTGTAACAGTGCGCGGACAAAAGCATCTTCGAGAATTAATTGACTTGGTTCCAGAGACAAAAGCAGTAATGCTGTATTTTATTAATCGTGGCGATTGTAATTTATTTGCACCCAGAGATCGCTGCGATCCCAAATATGGAGAACTATTGCGACAGGCTGTAGTTCGAGGAGTAGAAGTACTGGCTTGTCGCTTTGAGATTACTCCCCAAGGCATTAACTATCTTGGATTAGCCGATTTTCTCCCACACGAACCATGA
- a CDS encoding DUF433 domain-containing protein yields the protein MSNQQLLNRITTNSKVMVGKPVIKGTRLTVEYILNLLAQGASIGEILEEYDGLVEADIRACLLFAAQSLESTTFMPLTV from the coding sequence ATGAGTAATCAACAACTACTAAACCGTATCACTACCAATTCAAAAGTCATGGTAGGCAAACCTGTAATCAAAGGTACTCGATTGACAGTAGAGTACATCCTCAATCTTTTGGCACAAGGCGCATCTATAGGAGAGATTTTAGAAGAATATGATGGCTTAGTAGAAGCAGATATCAGAGCTTGTTTATTGTTTGCTGCTCAGTCTCTTGAGAGTACAACTTTTATGCCGCTAACTGTGTAA
- a CDS encoding DUF5615 family PIN-like protein, translating to MRLLVDECTGTRVANWLREEGYQVFSVYEQARGSSDDLIIKKAFDENWILVTNDKDFGEKVYREKMSQRGIIFLRLQDERSANKIDVLQRLFSTYLQRIPNSFVVVTETQVRFRNKL from the coding sequence ATGCGTTTATTAGTAGATGAATGCACTGGTACTAGAGTAGCGAATTGGTTGAGAGAAGAAGGATATCAAGTATTTTCAGTTTATGAACAAGCACGAGGCAGCAGCGATGATTTGATTATCAAAAAAGCTTTTGATGAAAACTGGATTTTGGTTACGAACGATAAAGATTTTGGTGAAAAGGTTTACCGAGAAAAAATGTCCCAGAGAGGAATAATTTTTCTACGTCTGCAAGATGAACGCTCTGCTAACAAAATTGATGTCCTACAGCGTTTATTTTCAACGTATCTCCAGCGAATACCCAATAGCTTTGTTGTAGTTACAGAAACTCAAGTTCGTTTTCGTAATAAATTGTAA
- a CDS encoding PPC domain-containing protein, which translates to MVIWFAAYKWFNTFSTRMEKLAFIGIALYGLGWLALPVKAESKIYDPPSITSETEVSDTLTKNDIPTGDGGFARDYFVQLEKGDQVAIDLTSDNFDSMVMLIADDGATIAENDDGPDGTTNSLLFSRITEAGKYIVRVRAFGDTSGGKFTLKLTRLKPTLK; encoded by the coding sequence ATGGTTATTTGGTTTGCCGCCTATAAATGGTTTAATACTTTTTCGACCCGAATGGAGAAGCTAGCATTCATAGGCATTGCTCTATACGGTTTGGGATGGCTGGCACTACCAGTTAAAGCCGAATCCAAAATCTATGACCCGCCTTCAATTACTTCGGAAACAGAAGTATCTGACACCCTGACCAAAAATGATATTCCTACAGGAGATGGGGGTTTTGCCCGCGACTATTTTGTGCAGTTAGAGAAAGGCGATCAGGTGGCGATTGACCTCACTTCAGATAATTTTGATTCCATGGTAATGCTGATTGCAGACGATGGGGCGACCATAGCCGAAAATGATGATGGTCCTGATGGCACTACCAACTCTCTACTTTTTTCTCGTATTACTGAAGCGGGAAAGTATATTGTGCGAGTTAGAGCTTTTGGAGATACTAGCGGGGGGAAATTTACGTTAAAGTTAACCAGACTAAAGCCTACTCTCAAATAA